The Streptomyces pactum genome contains a region encoding:
- the dxr gene encoding 1-deoxy-D-xylulose-5-phosphate reductoisomerase: MSDSPAPLADPHLVYDPVAGDGPKDVVILGSTGSIGTQAIDLVLRNPDRFRVTALSANGGRVALLAEQAYRLKARTVAVAREDAVPALREALSAQYGSGEPLPEILAGPDAATQVAASDCHTVLNGITGSIGLIPTLAALEAGRTLALANKESLIVGGPLVKDLAKPGQIIPVDSEHAALFQALAAGTRADVRKLVVTASGGPFRGRTREQLARVTVEDALAHPTWAMGPVITINSATLVNKGLEVIEAHLLYDIPFDRIEVVVHPQSYVHSMVEFTDGSTLAQATPPDMGGPIAIGLGWPERVPGAAPTFDWSKASTWEFFPLDNEAFPSVNLARHVGELAGTAPAVFNAANEECVEAFRSGALPYLGIMETVTRVVEEHGTPRAGTSLTVADVLEAETWARARARQLAAQTAEARA, translated from the coding sequence GTACGACCCGGTGGCGGGCGACGGCCCGAAGGACGTGGTGATCCTCGGGTCCACCGGGTCGATCGGGACCCAGGCCATCGACCTCGTGCTGCGCAACCCGGACCGCTTCCGGGTCACCGCCCTGTCCGCCAACGGCGGCCGGGTCGCCCTCCTCGCCGAGCAGGCGTACCGGCTGAAGGCGCGGACCGTCGCCGTCGCCCGCGAGGACGCCGTACCGGCGCTGCGGGAGGCGCTGAGCGCCCAGTACGGCAGTGGGGAGCCGCTCCCGGAGATCCTCGCCGGACCGGACGCGGCCACCCAGGTCGCCGCCTCCGACTGCCACACCGTCCTCAACGGCATCACCGGCTCCATCGGACTCATCCCGACCCTGGCCGCACTGGAGGCGGGCCGCACCCTCGCGCTCGCCAACAAGGAATCGCTCATCGTCGGCGGTCCGCTGGTCAAGGACCTCGCCAAGCCCGGTCAGATCATCCCGGTCGACTCCGAGCACGCCGCCCTCTTCCAGGCGCTGGCCGCCGGCACCCGTGCCGACGTGCGCAAACTGGTCGTCACCGCGTCCGGCGGCCCCTTCCGGGGGCGGACGAGGGAGCAGCTCGCGCGGGTCACCGTCGAGGACGCCCTCGCCCACCCCACCTGGGCCATGGGCCCGGTGATCACGATCAACTCCGCCACCCTCGTCAACAAGGGCCTGGAGGTGATCGAGGCCCACCTGCTCTACGACATTCCCTTCGACCGCATTGAGGTGGTCGTGCATCCCCAGTCGTATGTGCACTCGATGGTTGAGTTCACGGACGGATCGACACTGGCCCAGGCGACGCCCCCCGACATGGGCGGGCCCATCGCCATCGGTCTCGGCTGGCCCGAACGCGTCCCCGGCGCCGCTCCCACCTTCGACTGGAGCAAGGCCTCGACCTGGGAGTTCTTCCCGCTCGACAACGAGGCCTTCCCGTCGGTGAACCTGGCCCGGCACGTCGGGGAGCTCGCGGGCACGGCCCCGGCGGTGTTCAATGCCGCCAACGAGGAGTGCGTCGAGGCGTTCCGCTCCGGCGCGCTGCCGTATCTCGGGATCATGGAGACCGTCACGCGGGTGGTCGAAGAACACGGCACCCCCCGGGCGGGAACCTCGCTCACCGTCGCGGACGTCCTCGAAGCGGAGACCTGGGCCCGCGCCCGGGCCCGGCAACTGGCGGCACAGACGGCGGAGGCCCGTGCATGA